Within Planococcus citri chromosome 2, ihPlaCitr1.1, whole genome shotgun sequence, the genomic segment ATAAGCTGAAAAGTTTCCACAAACTACCTATCATCACGCACATGGGTGACATGTCTCAGTTGGAGGTGATCGTACTGAAAATATAGGTCAAAAAAGAGCACCCTACGAGTCAGGAAACAAGTACtcacaaaaattaaagaatttagGTCACTCAGAAGTCCCTATTTTACGTTAAAACACTggaagaattttaccaaatccgGTGATCAAATGACCTACACGATTTCAAGGCTCGTGAAAGATGCTATAGGTACGATGTTTGTATTATTTACACTCGGCGCACACATTTGAATTTGTGGGTAGCCTTGCACAGCGCCTTGGTGTCATAGTTGCGAATCCTACAAGCGTTAGTTTCCTTTTCAGTTGTGCATGGCTATTTAGGCTAAGCATGTATTAAAACATgggtgtacctagacctactataGCATGCTCAGAAATTTCTAGAACctttaaaacaattttcgggcagaatttgtaaatttattacTGAGTTATGGCATCGATGATATGCGTCCATTTCATGATGCCAACCTACACTTTTAAGGAAAAATCTGCTGTGCTGTGAGTGCAGTTTGATGCTCAAATACttcttagtccggcatatgacaataggagtaattgcaccccctcctccccccaggatcttccgggacaacttttttcttaaaggggacatcctaaggaacattttaaagcaaacttgcccaaaaaaagttggccttacttacaaaatggcggccattttgattgacaggtcagccgaaatcgcagattttgcgtttcaacataggacttgcacgaaatttttcaaaccttacaaaggtagatcgaaagatcatgctaaaatttatcacctgtcaaaatttcaagtgctgaagtgcgtttttcgatttttggtgaattcttgaaaatccaatttaggccaaaaatgagggaaaaaatcaaaattttaccaaattgaccaagaaagctgaaatttgggatatatcctattttcaacatgccgaatcgattggaaacggtttcaacccattttaagtagttctggagcctccagcagatttttaaaactcgaaattcccacaaaattccatcaaattggaattgtaatgctgaaatttattctaaaaaataatttcaatacgctacgaagtactgcaggtaaattttaagtcgttttggagcctccagctacttttagaaaatttcaattttccaaaaaaacgccatgtaacctttcaaaaagtcactggaggctccaaaacgacttgaaatccaccagcagccaacttcgtaccgtattgaaattagtttgcagaatgaatttcgactctccatctcagtttgaggaaattttggggaaatttcaagtttcaaaaatctactggaggctccagtaactttcaaaaaagtcactggaggttctaaaatgacttgaaccaacctgaagtcgtcttcagatggtgttaaaattgcagtgtagagtaaatttcagctttccatctccatttgataaaattttgtgaaaatttaaagtttcaaaaatctgctggaggttttaggaattttcaaaaagttgctggaggcttcaaaacgatttgaaattcacctgcagtacttcgtagcgtattgaaattagtttttagaataaatttctgctttacaactccaatttgatggaattttgtaggaatttcgagttttaaaaatctgctggtggctccagaactactcaaaatgagttgaaaccgtttccaatcgatttggcatgtcgaaaataggatatatcccaattttgatttttttccctcatttttgacctaaattggattttcaaaaattcaccaaaaatcgaaaaacgcactttagcagttgaaattttgacaggtgataaatttttgcatggtctttcgatctatctttgtaaggtttgaaaaatttcttgcaagtCCAATGTTgcaacgcaaaatctgcgatttcggctgacctgtcaatcaaaatggccgccattttgtaagtagggccaacttttttttgggcaagtgtgctttaaaatgttccttaggatgtccccttcaagaaaaaagttgtcccggaggatcgtgggggggggtgcaattactcctattgtcatatgccggactatctgAGCAATGATGTGCCTATACTTAAGTATTCTATGGCCCAATGCCCGCCTTATGGATATAGGAAGCAACAAACATTAAGAAAGTAGTGTAAACTAGTGAACgataaaagtgaattttttcaaatgttataCCTACCAGGAGCACTAGTTGCTGAAAAGTAAgatctttttattaaaaaggaCAAAATAGGCTACCTACCAGTTCTTACCTAAATAATAAATTCACTtctgaatatttcaaatttcagaatctTCTTCTATATATTCCTTTGCTCTAAGTtcaattaggtaattttgagatatgaattttcaaagtttgatacTTCGCAAGAAATCACAAATAAACGACAGTAACGAGACTCACTCACCTCCAATTTCCTAGATGATTAGAATGGAAATGTGactgttatcatttttttttttctattattctTACCTAAACCATCGAAGCAAAATTATTGTAAACAAATTAAATCGAGCAAAATTGAAGTATCCGATTTCATTATACATACTTATATGTACTACTTTTGGCTTGAATTTAATGTGTACTTGAGAAGGAAatccccaaaaatgaatcataATATGTAGTCCTTCACAAAATGCTAAATATCAAGTGTGTGGgatatcatgttttttttttttttttaaatttttatctgaTTGCACTCTCACATAAAATATGGTACGTATTTACTAATCGAATAATGATATGATTCTTATTTACAGGAATTCCAGAGATACAATTACCAGCTGTAGaacctttcaaaattgattcgttGTCCTTAGCATTGACGAACGGTCCCAATGGATATAAAATAACTTTGAGAGATATAGACGCATTCGGTGCTAGTAATTTCCAAATAAGTAAAATTAAgtaagttgtgaaatttttcatttcgtgtgCTCGCCGATTTGTCTCAATAATGCGATGAAACCTCACTGTACTATTATtatgctactttttttttattgcaggtTAAGAAACGGCAATGCTCCTTTCGaagtgaaaatcaaaataccaaaaatggtTTTGGATGCTAAATACACTAGTACTGGTATTTTAATTGTTATTCCTGCTAATGGAAATGGAACATTCCACGCTGAATTGGGTAATAAACAGTTatttgtacctatacttactgaCTCGATTGGTTCAAAcgctgaaaatatcaaaaatttaattcgagaCAACACTTTCTAATGAACTACCATACTTACACCCTTATTTTATAATGCCAACAGGTGATGTAATGGCAATAGGAAAAGGAATTATGTCCAGCACATTCCGAGACGgacaagaatttttcaaattagatagATTAGACATAGATCTAGATATAAAAGATGTTAAGATGCacgtaagaaaaattttcaacaataataGAATTCTAGGTGAGTATTCAGAAAcctgtaagtaggtacttataaataTATACCATCCAGTCTATATTTTATTGTATTCGtcataaaataataattgtggacaatttttttcagtggaaGCCACAAATCTATTTTTAAGAGAAAATGGTCAAGAAGTATTGAAAGTCATGATGCCTCAACTGAGagtaaaattgatcaacatcTTCATGGACATAATCAATCAACTATTGAAAAACGTTCCTGCAAAAATGATTTACATAAGATCTAATCCAACCACCACCACTACCACTACCACAAGCGCACCTCTACTATCTAGTACCTCAAATTCAACCCACAATCATTCTAGCTGAGCGGCGATGATAGGCTTGTTGTGTTAGTCAGACTGGCACTTGAAATAAAGCAACCAAATTATATGTATGGTAAAGGCAACGAGGGTATGCActgaaaatatgtatattatactaTACGTATTATATTACCAAATATCTACGTACGTTGGCCTATTTCGTacctaatacgagtacgtactgCAACGTATAGGCCTTCGCGAACGTCAACTTTTCTTCCCAGAGATGCAGTTCTGAGTTCTGAGAATCTATTCAAATTGCATTCGTGTACTTGATCTCAACATGTTGTAATAAAGTTCGTTTTCCTTTTCATTCGACAACACTGTCACTGAATGCATTTTCTAAGTTATAATTTACATAGGTAATACATTTACCTTTCTACCTATCATCGTAGttctaaaatacataaaatctaGGCCAATGTAATTTAGTTTAGCTATTgtaaggtaggtattttttttttttttttttagatacatcacattttttgtaccattttgtTTTTGATCTTTGGATAAGAAAATATATCGTTGAAAATGATTAACCGCattgtgttatatttttttattcgcattaATTTGAGagattaatttttagtaaattaaatacatgtataggtataggtatgtacctggTACACACCTACctaattgaaatgaaaacgaatgaaattcaattcacaaattttgaacaacATCGTGACCCTGCAgtcgaaaaaattatccatGATAATTGGTTGAAATGCGCACTTTTCTCAGAAGGAAGTCAGCAGATATTGACAAAATTCAGCAATAAGACCGTCATTTGGAGTTGAAAGTTACGCAGAAAACACTATAGCTTCGGAGAATGCACTTAGAGGAGAGAGATGTGTCTTCAAAGAGAAGgcattttcggaaaattgtgattttttcactctCGTCACAACTCACTCTGTTTTGGGATTTTTAGGATTCTACTGAGCACgtctgaaaaatttgcaaatcgtttattttcgGATAAGTttgtggtttgaaaattttgttcttccCCAATATTTCACATTGATCAagccaaaacattgaaatttatcatttctGGAACTGGGGAAGTATTTTAGAACGCAATGGTGCCATGCTTTTTagtcaatattgaaaatttcaaaaaatcgaaaaaatttcataagtttctggttatttttctggaatttttgaaatcgccgctataatgatccaaaaattggcacccaTCCATTCCGGAATATTTACCTAGTATCAGAAATTGTACCTTTTTGATCTTTTGGCATGGTTAATGCGAAATATTGTagaagagaaattttcaaaacacgaataaataggttgggtagcgacaggagtgaaaaaaccccgattttttcgaaaaattccctCCTCTCTGAGAGTTCAGATTAAATTACGAGATAGGGATCTCCTAAtcagaaaattaaagaaatgataccaaaagatcgaaaaaaattgtaaataaaaatctaagaaatacaaataggtatgtattgtgcaaaaaattcaaaaaggcaattttccaaaaaagtgactttagaaAGTCTTCCTCGTCAGTTCATTACTCTTTGAATGTCAATCgtaaaatgcaataaaatgcatttttgcacctgaaattttggcttggCCGATGCTGTATTTTTGTATACTGTTTATATCTAAGTAACTGAGTTCGgtttatacctaattttttgtgccagttatagtcggggagcccacttaaggataaattgcctCCCCCCAGttgatcctctgggacaacttttatcTTAAAGGAGGAGACcttaggaacatttctagctcttgtactcaaaaaaaatgtggtcctacttacaaaatggcggccattttgattgacatgtCAGCCGAAATCTTagattttgtgttccaacataggacttgcacaaaatttttcaaactgtacaaaggtagatcgaaagatcaagcaaaaattcatcacctgtcaaaatttcaagtgctaaaatgcgtttttcgatttttggtgaatttttgacaatcaaatttaggccaaaaatgaaggaaacaatcaaaattttaccaaattgaccaagaaagctgaaatttgggatacaccttattttcgacatgccaaatcgattgggaactgtttcaaaccgttttgagcagttctggagcctcaagcagatttttgaaaatcgaaattccccaatattttaccaaatttattctgcaaactaatttcaatacgctacgaagtcaactgcaggaggatttcaagtcgttttggagcctcccgcgactttttgaaaattcctggagcctctagtagatttttgaaattttaaatttcctaaaaatttcatcaaacggagatggaaagtcaaaattcattctgcaaactaattttaatacgctacgaagtcgtctggtggtggatttcaagtcgttttggagcctccagccactttttgatagatcgtatggtgttttttggaaaattgaaatttccaaaaagtagctggaagcttcaaaaccatttaaaaccgtTTGAAACCACGACATAGTCGACGTCATATCGTtataaaattagtttgcgaaataaatttcagcttgccaactccatttctactggatgctccagtaatttttaaaaagacgctggaggctcctaaatagtttgaacccacctgaagtcgtcttcagagggtgttaaaattggagtgtagagtaaattttcgctttccatctccatttgatgaaattttgtgaaaatttaaagtttcaaaaatctgctggaggctccagaactgcccaaaacggtttgaaacagtttccaatcgatttggcatgtcgaaagtaggatatatcccaaatttaagctttcttggtcaatttggtaaaattttgattttttccctcaattttggcctaaattggattttcaaaaattcaccaaaaatcaaaaaacgcacttcagcagttgaaataattttgacaggtgatgaatttttacatggTCTTGTTCCTTAGTACTCCCCCTTTAAgataaaagttgtcccggaggatcgacaggggggtgcaatttatccttaagtgggctccccgactattaggACACTTCTTTTCATTACAGGTGTTCATGACTTCATGAGAGGTTGacatctctttttttaaaatttcattaaagtgTTCGAGCAGAAGAAAGTGTaagtattttgttaaaaataatttaacatTTCTCTCGATCGAATGGTCGTCTTTCGAATACATCAGAGCCTCATGAGTTGTAATGCAGCAACAAAGAAAACTCGAGTGTAGTATAAATTGCATACCCAATTATTGCGAGGAAGCTCTTCAATAACCACGCTTGTAACCTCCATGTTTCGTTGTGATCAGCTTACCTTcgtgattttatttcatttcattatttcaaactggcgaagaaaaattgaaacaacatGCCCAtgttcatgaaaaaatatcagaacaCCAAATGTCTaatgctaaattttattttttatttttaaaaagaatttttgaacacttttaaaGATAcatttttcttagaaaaaaatgaaaatgttataaaattgaAGTGGTGGGCTGAAATTTGCTCCTTCGAAATCTATCGATGgcgatttcaaaccattttgctGCTTCtagccaattttgaaaattttcaaattattatggTTTCATGAAGTGAAATTAGTCCAATTTtaatacaggggtcggcataagttagtattccgattcgcacaaacgaaaattttttcaaatgaaaatgaatttttttcctgtagTAACATAGCTGGggaaaaaaactattattaccaAAGTGTTGATGGGACTTCCACGAACATAACGCACCACCTACAAGATCTTCTATCTActcattacacacaacagggtgttaaaaagaacgcatcagttttcgaatacgaatactaacttatgccgacccctgtattaTTTTGcaaataccaaaaaatgaaatttagggTCCGAAACGTTCCCTGGTGGTAAATGGTACTAATAAAATCATggattgcaatttttcaaattacctttTGCAGcacctatttaaattttttgaagcaatataaaaaaaatttagaagtcTAGAAGAGAATAAGAAAATTCTGCCATTTccaatatttattttgaaaaaatatttaggttttcagcccatatattttttttttttaaatccatgggctttttgaaaataggtaggtaccaatttAAAATTGTAAGACCTCCACAGGAAT encodes:
- the Jhbp1 gene encoding uncharacterized protein Jhbp1, which translates into the protein MFSHKVSCLFLIAYFAIVYSQQELPPYVKQCREDDPLLADCIIKAIDHLRPYLKTGIPEIQLPAVEPFKIDSLSLALTNGPNGYKITLRDIDAFGASNFQISKIKLRNGNAPFEVKIKIPKMVLDAKYTSTGILIVIPANGNGTFHAELGDVMAIGKGIMSSTFRDGQEFFKLDRLDIDLDIKDVKMHVRKIFNNNRILVEATNLFLRENGQEVLKVMMPQLRVKLINIFMDIINQLLKNVPAKMIYIRSNPTTTTTTTTSAPLLSSTSNSTHNHSS